A single window of Halalkalicoccus subterraneus DNA harbors:
- a CDS encoding DUF502 domain-containing protein has translation MAEWKRDLGSGLVVLVPLLVTLYATAWLFLFIAGLPVVGVIEGPPVRVTVTLGVFVLAVALVGMATRTAGGALASSWIDTLINRVPLLRVIYNSSQLAVETAVSGNGELNEPVKITTWMGARMTAFKTGKKTADGRMVLFMPTAPNVTTGYVIEVDPGNVEPTDETVEEAMTRILSAGFGDRDRPGGELVGPPDD, from the coding sequence ATGGCCGAGTGGAAGCGCGATCTGGGAAGCGGGCTCGTCGTTCTCGTCCCGCTTCTGGTGACGCTCTACGCCACCGCGTGGTTGTTCCTGTTCATCGCCGGCCTCCCGGTGGTCGGCGTGATCGAGGGACCGCCCGTCCGGGTCACCGTCACCCTCGGCGTGTTCGTTCTCGCAGTCGCCTTGGTCGGGATGGCGACACGCACCGCGGGGGGTGCGCTCGCGAGCAGTTGGATCGATACGCTGATCAATCGTGTGCCACTTCTGCGCGTGATCTACAACTCCTCGCAACTCGCCGTCGAGACGGCCGTCTCCGGCAACGGGGAGCTCAACGAACCGGTCAAAATCACGACGTGGATGGGCGCACGTATGACCGCGTTCAAGACGGGCAAGAAGACCGCCGACGGGCGCATGGTCCTGTTCATGCCGACCGCGCCGAACGTCACCACCGGCTACGTCATCGAGGTCGACCCCGGGAACGTCGAGCCCACCGACGAAACCGTCGAGGAGGCGATGACCCGCATCCTCAGTGCTGGGTTCGGCGACCGGGATCGTCCGGGCGGCGAACTCGTCGGTCCGCCGGACGACTAG
- a CDS encoding DUF6360 family protein, producing MPDRIMRVNAYTTFDLLDGEATGHGWTDEALAILNVTAPRENPDHVSLELELDNTDLENLPAHADSVTLSAEQARTLAAELEKQADRVEAAGE from the coding sequence ATGCCCGACCGCATCATGAGGGTCAACGCCTACACGACCTTCGACCTGCTCGACGGCGAGGCCACCGGTCACGGCTGGACCGACGAGGCGCTCGCGATCCTGAACGTCACCGCACCCCGCGAGAACCCCGATCACGTCTCGCTCGAACTCGAACTCGACAACACCGACCTCGAGAACCTGCCGGCACACGCCGACAGCGTCACGCTCTCGGCCGAGCAGGCCCGGACGCTCGCCGCTGAGTTGGAAAAACAGGCCGACCGGGTCGAAGCGGCCGGCGAGTGA